The proteins below are encoded in one region of Coffea arabica cultivar ET-39 chromosome 4c, Coffea Arabica ET-39 HiFi, whole genome shotgun sequence:
- the LOC140005409 gene encoding polynucleotide 5'-hydroxyl-kinase NOL9-like, with translation MFDKIERHHAGVPLVINTPGWVKGIGYDILVDMLKYISPTHVVKICISTESKNLPVGVFWLDEDDSTSTTIIEVNSARQDSFKRSVLVQKDARLMRDLRVMAYFRQCFPSQLNITTIKELANALAAQPPFEISVSSIKIKHLHCQVPKTEIFYSLNATIVGLAISSESGENLSPCIGLGIVRGIDTFRNILYLITPVPPDSLEKVDLLLQGFIQIPTCLLQVQGCVSPYMSANVLPSD, from the exons ATGTTTGATAAGATAGAACGTCATCACGCTGGGGTGCCGCTGGTCATTAACACTCCAGGATGGGTGAAAG GTATTGGTTATGACATCCTTGTTGACATGCTTAAATACATATCTCCTACACATGTGGTAAAGATTTGCATATCGACTGAGAGTAAGAATCTACCAGTTGGAGTGTTTTGGTTAGATGAGGATGATTCTACATCAACTACCATAATTGAGGTCAATTCAGCTCGTCAGGACTCTTTCAAGAGATC GGTTCTGGTGCAGAAGGATGCTCGCCTTATGCGAGACTTGCGTGTGATGGCATATTTCAGACAGTGCTTTCCCAGTCAATTGAATATCACTACAATAAAGGAACTCGCCAATGCATTAGCTGCCCAACCCCCTTTTGAAATCTCTGTATCAAGTATCAAAATTAAGCATCTTCATTGTCAG GTCCCAAAGACTGAAATCTTCTACAGCTTAAATGCAACTATTGTTGGCTTGGCCATCAGTTCTGAAAGTGGTGAAAATTTATCTCCTTGTATTGGCCTAG GAATTGTGAGAGGTATTGATACTTTTAGGAACATCCTCTACTTAATTACCCCTGTTCCTCCAGACTCTTTGGAGAAGGTTGATCTATTGCTACAGGGGTTTATCCAAATTCCCACTTGTTTACTGCAG GTACAAGGATGCGTTTCACCATACATGTCTGCCAATGTATTGCCTTCAGATTAG
- the LOC113739358 gene encoding germin-like protein 1-1, with the protein MQNMASYNVIHLVIWLTFLSLVQLPMRSHCADPGPLQDFCVADLNSPVLVNGFPCKNPANVTSNDFFFDGLQKLGTVFDALNVNLTEVDVFAFPALNTLGMSMNRVQFHPGGENPPHIHPRATELSLVTEGKLFVGWVSTAYTLNWKILTAGQVFVIPPGLVHFQLNVGKGNALFYAFFNSQNPGISKIAPALFASTPLIPDPVLTTAFNVNKTIIDLIKSRASVLIP; encoded by the coding sequence atgcaaaACATGGCTTCCTACAATGTTATTCACCTCGTCATTTGGCTGACATTCTTGTCACTTGTGCAGCTACCAATGCGTTCCCATTGTGCTGATCCTGGTCCATTGCAGGATTTCTGTGTTGCGGATTTGAACTCCCCGGTGCTTGTCAATGGGTTTCCGTGCAAAAACCCAGCGAATGTAACTTCCAACGACTTCTTCTTTGATGGGCTGCAAAAACTGGGAACAGTGTTCGATGCCCTCAATGTGAACCTCACCGAAGTAGACGTCTTCGCATTTCCAGCGCTGAACACCTTGGGGATGTCCATGAACCGAGTTCAATTTCATCCCGGAGGAGAAAACCCGCCTCATATCCACCCTCGTGCTACCGAGTTGTCCCTGGTCACGGAGGGGAAACTGTTTGTGGGATGGGTATCAACTGCATATACCCTGAACTGGAAAATTCTGACGGCAGGACAAGTGTTCGTGATTCCTCCAGGCTTAGTGCACTTTCAGCTTAATGTTGGAAAGGGAAACGCACTATTTTATGCCTTCTTTAACAGTCAGAATCCAGGGATTTCGAAAATAGCCCCCGCTCTCTTTGCTTCCACGCCTTTGATTCCAGATCCAGTGCTCACAACAGCATTCAATGTGAATAAAACTATCATCGACCTCATCAAGTCCAGGGCTTCTGTGCTGATTCCATAA